The Porites lutea chromosome 4, jaPorLute2.1, whole genome shotgun sequence genome contains a region encoding:
- the LOC140934233 gene encoding uncharacterized protein has product MVSPRLSYHNNNSRFSASGTCNAVTAWIQHTFTNETEVCMRRYSNNANYKDIVQLDYLVIGDLDPCIDVTCYYHSFCKAFGPHDARCVCVNSCPSYKEPVCSSNGTTYDNRCLFEREVCLHRLNLTVQHPGSCEGFPFQRGRRQMPHIPSLGYSHCHAIHFKPFVFYPEKPIQVQITVNHMDTSDKSYVHDAAVSWVENVNKDGFTACVMAAGYNERKSYANVTVDWMAYQGAPVGGVTGEEGMSQWWTGTTCATVMFPTGKFSVIPSVFVTAKHYNPGLKRDAASVWIEDVTQSSCKVCLRELQNYAGSHQDIVVNWLAFSYLDEPPFSEHNSIYFSNDKPPAQGHYNAFCKDATFTKVYNSTPHVFVSANHSTKNGSQSPIHNSIAEWTEYINKTGFRACVKELYEAKYDPLSVTYTVLSDICPSGWNYFNGY; this is encoded by the exons ATGGTTTCACCAAGACTCAGTTACCACAACAACAACTCCCGTTTCTCGGCTTCTGGAACTTGTAACGCAGTTACTGCGTGGATTCAG CATACCTTTACAAACGAAACCGAGGTGTGTATGAGAAGATACAGCAATAACGCCAATTATAAGGACATCGTACAACTGGATTACCTGGTGATTGGAG ACTTGGATCCCTGCATAGACGTTACGTGTTATTATCACAGCTTCTGTAAGGCGTTTGGACCCCATGATGCACGCTGTGTATGTGTGAATAGCTGCCCATCTTACAAAGAACCCGTTTGCTCATCAAATGGCACAACATACGACAACAGATGTTTGTTTGAAAGAGAAGTTTGTCTACATCGACTAAACTTAACCGTGCAACATCCTGGCAGCTGTGAAG GATTTCCTTTTCAGCGTGGTCGTCGCCAAATGCCACATATTCCATCCTTGGGCTACTCTCACTGTCATGCCATTCATTTCAAACCGTTTGTGTTTTACCCTGAGAAACCCATTCAAGTGCAGATAACTGTCAATCATATGGATACCAGTGACAAATCGTATGTCCATGACGCGGCAGTATCGTGGGTTGAAAATGTGAATAAGGACGGATTCACTGCTTGTGTGATGGCGGCAGGATATAACGAACGAAAGTCGTATGCTAACGTGACAGTTGATTGGATGGCGTACCAAGGTGCCCCAGTGGGTGGCGTGACCGGTGAAGAGGGCATGTCACAGTGGTGGACTGGTACGACTTGTGCGACTGTCATGTTTCCTACT GGAAAATTCTCTGTGATACCGTCGGTATTTGTGACTGCCAAACATTACAATCCAGGATTAAAACGCGACGCAGCAAGCGTATGGATTGAAGATGTCACACAATCATCCTGCAAAGTTTGCTTGAGAGAATTGCAAAACTACGCTGGATCACACCAAGACATTGTTGTT AATTGGTTAGCCTTTTCATATCTTGACGAGCCTCCCTTCTCAGAACACAATTCGATTTACTTTTCGAATGATAAACCCCCCGCGCAGGGTCACTATAATGCCTTCTGCAAG GACGCTACTTTTACTAAAGTTTATAACTCAACTCCACATGTGTTTGTTTCTGCCAATCATTCCACCAAAAATGGAAGTCAGAGTCCAATTCATAACAGCATAGCTGAGTGGACAGAG TACATCAACAAGACAGGCTTTCGTGCTTGTGTCAAAGAATTATATGAAGCAAAATATGACCCATTGTCAGTAACGTACACAGTTTTGTCAG ACATCTGTCCATCTGGATGGAATTACTTCAATGGATAC
- the LOC140934234 gene encoding uncharacterized protein codes for MALQSVPVGAQLDTVSLDSWTTGEKCKRIAFEKRFSIPPSIYVTVRHQILKRPQDALALWVEDVRRDSFKVCLRETKIFDGLHKNIKVDWIAFVKLMTLNSTLIHGLVTTKNNSPLNKQQDNALCQVK; via the exons ATGGCACTGCAATCTGTTCCTGTTGGCGCTCAACTAGACACCGTCTCGTTGGATTCTTGGACTACTGGAGAAAAGTGTAAAAGGATCGCCTTTGAAAAG CGTTTCTCAATTCCTCCGAGCATCTATGTAACAGTTCGTCACCAAATTCTCAAGAGACCTCAGGACGCCTTGGCATTGTGGGTAGAGGATGTACGCAGAGACAGTTTCAAGGTTTGCCTCAGGGAAACGAAGATTTTTGATGGGCTGCATAAAAACATCAAAGTG GACTGGATAGCATTTGTTAAGTTGATGACGCTGAATTCTACCTTGATCCATGGCCTTGTAACAACAAAGAATAACTCACCACTAAACAAGCAACAAGACAACGCTCTCTGTCAGGTAAAGTAA